The DNA segment TCCGGATGGCTACGTCGAGCTCCGCGACCGGGCCAAGGACATCATCATCACCGGCGGGGAGAACGTGGCCTCAGTCGAGGTCGAACGGGTGCTGGTGGAGCATCCGGCGGTGCTCGAAGCTGCGGTGATCGGCCGCAGCGACGACAAATGGGGAGAGGTGCCCGTCGCCTTCGTGGTGTTGCGGCAGGGGCAATCGGCGACGGCGGCGGAACTGATCGAGTTCGTGCGCGCACGTATCACCCACTTCAAGGCGCCCAAGGAGATTCGCTTCGATGAACTGCCGAAAACGTCGACTGGCAAGGTGCAGAAGCATGTGTTGCGCGAACGGGCAGCCGGCAAAGAGCAAAAGCTGGTCGCGGATAATCGCTGAGCGGGATAATGCAAAGCTCTTGCGTTTGTCATCCTGAGCCGCCCGAACCGAGCACCCGCGAGGTGAGGGCGAGCGAAGGATCTGCGCGATTCTCATGCTAGGCCAAGCCGGCGGAGGACGAGAGTAATGACGGTGTCAAGATCCTTCGCTTGCGACCGCGCGGCCCTGAGATCAGGAGCCGCTTTTTAAGGGGCGGCACAATGAGGCACCCGGGAGGACCCGGCACTTCGTGCCGGGCTAAATTCGGTCGTCGTTGCGCGACTAACAGAACACTGATGAAAAACCCGACTGCGACTTCTTCAGGTTGCTGATAACTTCATGATGCCCGGGAGGCTCTCATGGCACTACGTACCCCTGAACAATTCCTCAACGGCCTGCGCGATGAGCGCGAGGTTTACTATCGCGGGCAGCGCGTTCAGTCGGTGGTTGAGCATCCCGAACTTGGTGTGGCTGCGCGGCACGCCGCCATCGACTTCAAGATGGCGGAGGACCCCAGGTACCGCGATCTGGCGCTCGCTCATGACGGCAGCGACGTGTACTCGGCCTACTACCGCATTCCTCGCGATTCCAAGGATCTGCTGTCTCGCTCCAGGCTGATCGAGGCGGGCACGGCCGAGGGTGCAACCCTCGTCATCCTTATTAAAGAGATTGGCACCGACGCTCTGTTCGCACTGAAGCGCGTGCTCGGGCGCGCCGGCGAGAAGCAGGGGCTCGAGCGCGTCAACGCGTTCTACAAGTTCTGCCGCAACCGCGACCTCGCGCTGGCGGTCGCCCAGACCGACGTAAAGGGCAACCGCAGCAAGCGCCCAAGCGAGCAGGAAGATCCCGACCTCTACGTTCGGGTGGTGGAGGAGCGCTCGGACGGCATCGTGGTTCGCGGGGCGAAGGTCCATACCTCCTGTGCGCCGTACGTGGACGAGATCATCGTGCTCCCCAGTCGCAGCATGGGACCCGGAGACGAGCCCTGGTCGGTCGCATTCGCCGTGCCCGTTGCCACGAAAGGAGTGCGTCTCTACGCCTCTGATTTTCTGCACGGCACCGACGATCACATCAACCGGCCCATCTCCACCACCCACAAGATGATTGAGACGCTTACCGTCTTCGACAACGTCTTCGTTCCTTGGGAGCGGGTGTTTTTCGAGGGGAAGAACGATCTGGCCAGCGCTGCTGCGCTGACCTTCGTGGAGTTCCATCGCTTCACCGCTGTGAGTTATAAGTTGCCGCTGCTGGATGGTCTTGTCGGTGCGGCTATTGCGGTGGCGCGCGCCAACGGCATCGAGCGCGCCAGCCACGTGCGTGACAAGCTCACCTGGCTCGGGGGCTATGCAGAGATGGTCCGCGGCCTCACCGAACTCGCCGCCCTGCGTTGTCAGGTGGAGGAGGGCGTGGCCTATCCGCATGTGTTCACCACCAACATGGCGAAGTGGGTCTTTGCCCGCGACTTCCACCAGGCTATGGAAGTGGTGCAGGACCTCGCCGGGGGATTGCTGGTCACCGGTCCCGCCGGCAGCGACTGGGAGTCTCCCGAAGTTCGCCCGGTGCTGGAGAAGTATCTTCGCGGCGCCTGGCCGGCGGAGCGGCGGCTGCCGGTGCTGAACCTGATCGCCGAGCTGACCGCGCGCCTCTACGGTGGATATCAGGCGGTGCTGGCCGTTCACGCCGAGGGCTCGATTGAGGCGGAAAAGCTGGCCATGTTCCGCGCTTACAATCCGGAGCGGGCCGTGAATCTCGCCATGAAGCTGGCGGGTTTGGACCAAAAGAAGTAGCCTGATCTGTAGAGACGCAGCATGCTGCGTCTCTACGCGTATGAGGCG comes from the Terriglobales bacterium genome and includes:
- a CDS encoding 4-hydroxyphenylacetate 3-hydroxylase N-terminal domain-containing protein, which codes for MALRTPEQFLNGLRDEREVYYRGQRVQSVVEHPELGVAARHAAIDFKMAEDPRYRDLALAHDGSDVYSAYYRIPRDSKDLLSRSRLIEAGTAEGATLVILIKEIGTDALFALKRVLGRAGEKQGLERVNAFYKFCRNRDLALAVAQTDVKGNRSKRPSEQEDPDLYVRVVEERSDGIVVRGAKVHTSCAPYVDEIIVLPSRSMGPGDEPWSVAFAVPVATKGVRLYASDFLHGTDDHINRPISTTHKMIETLTVFDNVFVPWERVFFEGKNDLASAAALTFVEFHRFTAVSYKLPLLDGLVGAAIAVARANGIERASHVRDKLTWLGGYAEMVRGLTELAALRCQVEEGVAYPHVFTTNMAKWVFARDFHQAMEVVQDLAGGLLVTGPAGSDWESPEVRPVLEKYLRGAWPAERRLPVLNLIAELTARLYGGYQAVLAVHAEGSIEAEKLAMFRAYNPERAVNLAMKLAGLDQKK